The Solanum dulcamara chromosome 6, daSolDulc1.2, whole genome shotgun sequence genome contains the following window.
ATCTCTGCTGCCCCTTTGGAGAGCAACTCGTGTCAAGTACTCTGCAGCGTCCTGAGCAGCAGGATCCACGTTTTCACCCCTTTCGCCACTCAAAGTACCACCGTTCTTTTTGTGCCAGAGAAGAATTCGTCTCCTCGCTACATCACAAGCTTCTTCATTTGTCAAAACATCCCATAGGCCATCACTTGCTAAAATTAGACAGTCGTCTTCTTTTGCTCGGGGTACAAACATCATTTCTGGATCTGGAATCACATAAGGCCTTAAATATCTATCACCTGCAGTAAAATGACAACCTCGTCAAATCAAGAAAGCTTTGATCTCTAGGATAACAGTTTGCAAATAATAAATGACAACCATATCAACTGAAGTCAGACGTCGTTATCCAACATCAGTGGGCTGCTTCAGGGATGAACTTTGACACTACTATGGTATATCACGTTAATTTTGGTGCATGTGCAGGTCTGGTCCATCATGGCTTAAGATTCCTTTTATAGCTTGATGCCTCTATTTCCATGGGCAAATTAAGCACAATATAAATGACTCGCTTAACCCTCTCCAGTAAAAATACAACAGTATAATGAAACTTGCAGGTGGCTAGTACAATATACATACCAATTGACCTTGAAACTGCAAGAACACCAGAAACACGATGTCCATCCCAATTAATGACCTTCCCTCCCAGTTCTTCTATTCGTGAACACTCATCTTCCCTATTTGGCTGAAAAAAATTAACGACGAAAATTATATGGTTGCAAAAACAAAAACTTAAGAAACACTGCACAGTGACGTAACAACAAACACAAGCTTTACCTTATGGTCAACGGACAATGGCATGGGCAGTTTTCCCCGACAAAGGACTGCCCTTGAATCACCACAATTCGCAACAATAATATGGGTTGGACTAACAACAGCAACTACAGCTGTAGATCCAACTGCTTCAGGAGCAATGGCTGAAAGGTCAGGCTCAATTCCATCTGTTTCACTACAGAACCCTCCTACCTCATCATCGACTCTACAGAAACAATTCAAGAAAGCCTTTGACCATTGCTCCTTCCAGTTAACACTTCCATTATGTGAATCCTCTTTCATAATATCTATCTCCTGTGATAATGCCATATGGAGACGCTCATGACAATAATTAGCAACCTGCTATGGAACAAACAGTTGGTCTTAATACGTATACATAAATGACAAAAAAATACACAAGCACATAGGAAATGAACTCTATACATGCAGGCAATAACAGTTCTTGTGTTACTAGAGACCAAAACCAAAAGTAAAATGTAATAAAAACAGATAGAAATTCACCTGAGAGCCTCCATGTCCATCATAAACACCGTATAAATGGGCTGTAAGTGTTTGACTCAGGGCATGAGAAACTGGCGCATCCGTGAGAATATGGGAAGGGATTCTCAGAAACCTTGGTAAAGCTATAGCAGTATCTTCCATCTCCGGCCTCTTTCCTTGAATTGTGGTGAGTCCCCAAAGAGGCACAGAATCAAAACAAAGGACATTTGTCCTACTTATCTTTATCTCTTGTGAGGTCTCAAGAAGGGATGGagataattttcttttaaaatcttcaGCACCCTCAACTACAGTGGAAACAAGATCACTTACAAGTTCTGACTCATTAACCAACTCATTAGCCAAATTACACGAATAAGACTTTCTCAGAGTCTGGGATACACCAACCTTCTTGTCTTCATCTCCAAGAGGCGTTCTCCCAGACTTAACCACCTCCAAATCTGTACATTCTTGGTTTGGCATGTGGCCACGCTCATCCACTAGAGAATTAGAACAAGTCATATTTCCTAAAAGCTCATCAGTTGGTGATATCAAATTGTTCTCCATAGATCTACCATCGTTTACATCAGTAGCAATCAAACAATTCCCATTAGCTATTACTGTGGAAGAAAAATTGTTTCCTTTCCTGATTTCATGGCAATCAGCAACTGTCATAAGGAGGTTAGCTTTGTCCCTTGGCACTCTATGATTGGACACCGAAGAAGGATGTTTGCACTTGTTAGGTTCTGAGAGCAAGCTAGTCGTGTTAGGTATCAACTCATATCCAATGAAGTCCATACATGTGGGTAGTACTGATTCATCGTATATcaattttccctaattatatgaTACAGCAAGTGTTGGAAACACCTCTTCCATCAGTACCCTTTCTTCTAACCAACCCAAATTCAAATCCCTAAAATTTACTTAAGTTTTAAGCCAAGAAAaaggtttgaaaaaaaaacagaatAAGTAGCTGAAATGGGTAAATCTATGATATAAGAGAATATGGATCCAAAGTCCAAACTAAGGGAATCACTATCCATAAGACCCTATTCAGCATCTTCTACTCTTCTATTCCAATTCTATCCATTCAACGACACATTAGCAGCAAACCCCTAACAAAGAATCACTTTTTATCACCTATAATATATAATAGCCAATTAATtggaaacaacaacaaatctAGTGGTCACTGCTTAACAAGACAGACATAACATAGAAAGATTCAAACTTTATTATTGAAAGAAAGGACTTACAAGCTCAAAGCAGACCAAACATGAAGGTGCTCAAGCAAACACATGAAACAACTTCTTCTTGGTTGCCTAAAGTTAGTTGAATCAAAAAGTTTGTGAGAACCCCATAATTCAAGAGTCAAACAAATCAATAAGGGTGCATGAAAGGATTTGTTATTAGAGACTAATCATTCCATATTTATTGTGGGCATGTATTATGCATACACAAACAAGGTTCGATTAGAGATACACaaatcaatttatacaataattCAATAAACAAATACTCgtaataataaaaaaggaaGGAAGGTAAGTGACAAGTTGCTTACCGTTTCAAAACAATCTTGCATTAATGACAcactaaaaattaaaagaaagaaaaaaggttAGACCAACACTTCAGTTCCTCTCTCATTAAAAAATACTATTCCTAATTGAAAAGAATATAGAGAAACAGATTAGAAAGCAAAGTGTGTGATGTGTCGAGACTTTTATGTACTCCctcctccatttcaatttatttttttgattttaatttgaaaaccaaacaattttgaattaaaaataaataaaacatactccttcaattttattttatgtattatattttgttttgtacacctcttaaaaaatattaattaaaaaataatttaaatttaatcatcCCTCATTTATTACTCCTCTAATTATGAAACTTTTCTCTTTGCATCATATTAATATTTCTTCATAACCCTGATTATGATTAATAAGAGTAAAGACTGAAACTAACAACTAATTAAtatcttgaatttttaaaataatgaatatcatggatcatttatttttagtaagaatgaaaaataaagtataatagAGAgactattaaaatattttttaattttaaagtgtTAAACATATTAgtagaaaattaaattaaaaattttcaaaCAAACCCAAAAATATGACAAACAAACCCAAAAAACAAAAATgcctttattaaatttttagtcAAGTGGGTCCCAATTTGCGGACATCTGTCCAACCAGTTGGCTTCTTTTCATTCGTTATGGACCCACCGCTTTGATTTTTAATGTTTCTTTCGGTGAACTAATGGGATGATCTTTTTAGTTGCCTttgtgaaaaatattaaaataataattttggtgGGTGAGACCCACACTAAGTCTCTGTCCTTGCCACGTTGAGGTTTAGTTTTTCACGTACAAAACCTTTTGGGTAGATGAGTCAAGCCGGACAAACTGACGCATACCAtctttttcaataaaaaataaatattctagTTTTAGGATTTGGTAAggctgggcgttcggtattcgatTCGATATTTTTAAAGTTTGGATTCGGTAATTTGGTAATCgctaattcaaagtatatatcaAATATCAAACTTTCAAACTTTGGTTCGTTAATTCGGAAATCAGTAAAACAAACTTTGATTCGGTatggtattcggtaataccatatttttttaatagttaatgtacaataaaaatttatccgcatttcatatttacattaacctaaagaatacatattttaacttacatttttattactacaccataattaagtaatatatgcattttaacttaCCGAAATTGCTCTGAAGCCACATTCTACGGAGATGAAATGATATATcataaacaaagagaaaataatttatgaatatatacagaacaaaaaaaatattaccatttaataaaaatgatgaaaaagagtgaaaacaaaaatctctaatatatcacacataatttttatacatatgttttctttgaattatccaaaaattCTACATTactgcactaattattaattagttcctgcaaagatatgaaagagttggAATCTTTCATTTTCAATGTAATTACCAAACAGTTTATGTAGATAACGGACATGGTgaatcatgcaaagtgaaattagaattcttaaccaattgcataaatttgaaattataatttataatttttacatgtacatgaatttaaattttagcaaTTATTCATAATGTACGTGTTTGAAAGTGTGCATATTATATGCTCTAAATGTGAGAAAGTTGAAATGGAAATGGTAAGGGAAATGAAAAAATGGTATAGTTTCCTCTTActaaactcttctctttttgataatttttcttcttttttttccattttttgtattaataataataaaaaaatcggtattcggtatttcccGAATATCGAAACCGAAACCGAAATATCGAATTTTATATTTCAGTAACGAATACCGAACCAAATTACCGAATATCGAAATAGCCGATTCGGTTCGATAATTCGATTTTGCCCAGCCCTAGAATTTGGAATAGTGTTTTTAAAGGTGTTTTTGGGATGAATTTCAAAGAGTATTAAATCGTCTTGGAGCGCAAATAGAAGGCATAGTAAATTCATACGACTTAAATTCTGAACATAAAAATAAGTCTCACgcataaaaatatatgttataggcattaattttgatttttatatttttaaagtagttttgctataaattttatttttattattgatataataatatttatactttaGGTTATCATACTTTTTCGGTTGTAGTgattgttttctttttaaaatatataaaaataaacatTGTTACCCTTGCCAAAGGGGTGTCAAACGATACATTTTTGCTGAATAACtacattgtatatataagtcaaattttgatttattaaatatatatatacaagtgtTGACACCTTTTAACACAAACGGAAAGGTTTAGGTTTAGTGTTTTTTAAttgcatttttttatttttaaacaacTTAAATGACACActctttacttattattatgTATCTAGTCGAATTATAATGTAACTATCTTCTTCTTTCATTagcaaaaattattttgttggCTTTCTCATGTGATTACCATAGACATCAAAATTTCGTAGAACTGTATAAGACGTGTTAGGTTCTAGTTGGGACTCTACAAGACATGTTCAATCCAATGGAGATTCTATAAAATGTGTATAATTCTAGTTCGGATTCTTGGAGGTTACTCCACACCAAATCACAGTTCATGCCTATATAAAAGGGTAATATAATTCCTTGAATATGCATCTTGAATATGTCGTAAACTTTTGGGATATTCATAAAGTGATCAAGATATGATGCACTCTTCTTGacaatcaaatacttcaagaagaTCTATAAAAATCCTCCTTACATGgagatcaaataaattttaaagaagtCCAAATCATCCTACATTCAAGAAATACGCTACTAATAACCCTCAAATCAGGGAGGAATCTTAGGAGAGAAGAATCAATGGAGGAACAGATTTGTACCCACACtgttttatcaataaaattatatttttttattttatttatgattataatttatttttcatcactttaaaatttattgcaaATAAATTGGCACGCCTCATGGGATCAAATCTTTCCTTCATCTCTTTTCTCATAAATCAATCTGCAAATTTGAAGCTACAAAATCGCAAAGGTGGAAGCTCCATTTTTATGGGTACTTCAAGTCTCATCTTTGAGTTTTATCAAGTCTACACTCAAAAGTTTATGAGACTCTACAAAATGTGTTTAATTTTAGTTGGGAATCTACAATTCATGTTCAATTCCAATTGAAATTGTA
Protein-coding sequences here:
- the LOC129893350 gene encoding protein phosphatase 2C 50 isoform X1; this translates as MDFIGYELIPNTTSLLSEPNKCKHPSSVSNHRVPRDKANLLMTVADCHEIRKGNNFSSTVIANGNCLIATDVNDGRSMENNLISPTDELLGNMTCSNSLVDERGHMPNQECTDLEVVKSGRTPLGDEDKKVGVSQTLRKSYSCNLANELVNESELVSDLVSTVVEGAEDFKRKLSPSLLETSQEIKISRTNVLCFDSVPLWGLTTIQGKRPEMEDTAIALPRFLRIPSHILTDAPVSHALSQTLTAHLYGVYDGHGGSQQVANYCHERLHMALSQEIDIMKEDSHNGSVNWKEQWSKAFLNCFCRVDDEVGGFCSETDGIEPDLSAIAPEAVGSTAVVAVVSPTHIIVANCGDSRAVLCRGKLPMPLSVDHKPNREDECSRIEELGGKVINWDGHRVSGVLAVSRSIGDRYLRPYVIPDPEMMFVPRAKEDDCLILASDGLWDVLTNEEACDVARRRILLWHKKNGGTLSGERGENVDPAAQDAAEYLTRVALQRGSRDNISVIVVDLKAQRKFKKKT
- the LOC129893350 gene encoding protein phosphatase 2C 50 isoform X3 produces the protein MTVADCHEIRKGNNFSSTVIANGNCLIATDVNDGRSMENNLISPTDELLGNMTCSNSLVDERGHMPNQECTDLEVVKSGRTPLGDEDKKVGVSQTLRKSYSCNLANELVNESELVSDLVSTVVEGAEDFKRKLSPSLLETSQEIKISRTNVLCFDSVPLWGLTTIQGKRPEMEDTAIALPRFLRIPSHILTDAPVSHALSQTLTAHLYGVYDGHGGSQQVANYCHERLHMALSQEIDIMKEDSHNGSVNWKEQWSKAFLNCFCRVDDEVGGFCSETDGIEPDLSAIAPEAVGSTAVVAVVSPTHIIVANCGDSRAVLCRGKLPMPLSVDHKPNREDECSRIEELGGKVINWDGHRVSGVLAVSRSIGDRYLRPYVIPDPEMMFVPRAKEDDCLILASDGLWDVLTNEEACDVARRRILLWHKKNGGTLSGERGENVDPAAQDAAEYLTRVALQRGSRDNISVIVVDLKAQRKFKKKT
- the LOC129893350 gene encoding protein phosphatase 2C 50 isoform X2, which codes for MDFIGYELIPNTTSLLSEPNKCKHPSSVSNHRVPRDKANLLMTVADCHEIRKGNNFSSTVIANGNCLIATDVNDGRSMENNLISPTDELLGNMTCSNSLVDERGHMPNQECTDLEVVKSGRTPLGDEDKKVGVSQTLRKSYSCNLANELVNESELVSDLVSTVVEGAEDFKRKLSPSLLETSQEIKISRTNVLCFDSVPLWGLTTIQGKRPEMEDTAIALPRFLRIPSHILTDAPVSHALSQTLTAHLYGVYDGHGGSQVANYCHERLHMALSQEIDIMKEDSHNGSVNWKEQWSKAFLNCFCRVDDEVGGFCSETDGIEPDLSAIAPEAVGSTAVVAVVSPTHIIVANCGDSRAVLCRGKLPMPLSVDHKPNREDECSRIEELGGKVINWDGHRVSGVLAVSRSIGDRYLRPYVIPDPEMMFVPRAKEDDCLILASDGLWDVLTNEEACDVARRRILLWHKKNGGTLSGERGENVDPAAQDAAEYLTRVALQRGSRDNISVIVVDLKAQRKFKKKT
- the LOC129893350 gene encoding probable protein phosphatase 2C 6 isoform X4 is translated as MDFIGYELIPNTTSLLSEPNKCKHPSSVSNHRVPRDKANLLMTVADCHEIRKGNNFSSTVIANGNCLIATDVNDGRSMENNLISPTDELLGNMTCSNSLVDERGHMPNQECTDLEVVKSGRTPLGDEDKKVGVSQTLRKSYSCNLANELVNESELVSDLVSTVVEGAEDFKRKLSPSLLETSQEIKISRTNVLCFDSVPLWGLTTIQGKRPEMEDTAIALPRFLRIPSHILTDAPVSHALSQTLTAHLYGVYDGHGGSQQVANYCHERLHMALSQEIDIMKEDSHNGSVNWKEQWSKAFLNCFCRVDDEVGGFCSETDGIEPDLSAIAPEAVGSTAVVAVVSPTHIIVANCGDSRAVLCRGKLPMPLSVDHKPNREDECSRIEELGGKVINWDGHRVSGVLAVSRSIEASSYKRNLKP